The genomic DNA ATGAACAAGGAACCAGAGAGCCCGATAATAAAACATTAAATAAATTAGCTGATTATTTTCAAGTCTCCACTGATTACCTTTTAGGTCGTGATGTTCCAAAGTGGGCCAGACCAGAAGATCTTGTCGACTTAGAAGAAATCCTAAAAAACAACGTTCATATGGCTTACGGTGGAGAAGATTTAACTGAAGAAGATAAGCAGCGAGTACAATCCGTTTTACAAGCCGTCTTTTGGGATAGATTAAAAAAAAGAAGGGATTAGATGAGTGAAAATTGGCAGAATTTGATTCAACACTTATACAGTGAATACAAAACCTATGATCCGTTTGTATTAGCAGAAAATAAAGGAATAGACGTCCTTTTTGTTCCCTTTGGAGAAACACCAAAGGGCGAAACCGTCAGGTTTAAAGAAGAAACCCTTGTCTTACTTAATGAACAGTTAATGGAGACAACTGAACGTTACTTTGTTCTAGCCCATGAACTGTATCATGCTCTGTAACATGAAAATCTTAGCGCCTACTATACGACACAACGAAATGGCAAAGGAACACTTGAACGAGAAGCGAGTCTTTTTGCAGGAAATTTAATGCTTGAATTATACGAAGAAGATTATGGCTATCCACCAGAAACCTTTCATCATCTTCAAAACCTTTACGGTGTTGCGGAAGAATTAGAATCTTATTTAATAAAATAGATCTTTCAAACGTGACAGAAGGTTTTTATTCAATTGGACAGACAGAGAGCTTTTTGGTATAATAATGTTGTAGATGAGAGCAGGCTCATAGTCAACTTGATATAAATCCGGAACATAAGGGTCCGGCGGGTGGCGAGCACCAAAACTAAACTCGACATAAATCCGGAACATAAGGGTCCGGCGGGTGGCAAGCACCAAAATTAAACCTGTTAAAAAAGGCTACTCTTTTGAGTAGCCTTTTTTATTGGTATTAAGGAGCGTTTTAATAATTGGTAAATAACAATGACGGATATAAACGAATGTCTATAAAAGAAATCACTAAAATTACCAGACAGTTAAATGCAATTTACAAAGCTGCAGACCTCTTAAAAGAAGAGTTCGTAGGAAAAAAGGTAACCTATGTTGGAGAAAATTCTACCGTGTCAATTATTTTTTCTATTACTAATTTTATGCACCTATGTGGAATCCATTATCGAAGAGGCGCTGCCTTGTTTTTCCAAGATGCTTTAGATAGAAAAATAAATTTACAAGATATCAAAATAAAAATAGATAGTACAACATTTCTTAAATTACAAGTAATTGGTAGCGTTAGTCTATTATTGGATAAAGAAATCTCTATCGTAGGTAGAGGGATTTATTCATCATTAAGATATGATTCTGCTATTCGAACGAGAAAAAAGATACTAGCCTTATCTTTAATGCAAAACGGATTAAATTATGTCCCTATATCTTTATTGAATTTAACTTCAAAAGAAATTGGTCCTGGTCAAAAAGTGACTTGTATTTTTAGTGAAGATTTAATTTCAGGAGAAGTAAAATCGATTATGGAAATAGCAGATTAACGTGTTTATTTTCACCCTACATAATCATTTTCACTAAATAAAAAAGAGAGAAATCCACTTTAAAAAAAGTGAATTACTTTCTTTTTTATTTGAAAACGATCGAATAAAGGGCCATTTTTTTCGACGCCAACGACGAAAAAAAACGGCTTGATTTTGCCAAAAAAAGAGACCGAAATGGCCACATTTCAGGTCTCTTTTTTGGCTCAAAACGGCTACGTTTTGACCGGGTTTTCCAGGGGGATTGGGGGAGCAGCGCGTCCCCAACAAGGTCGTTTGCGCCACGAAGTGGCTAGCAAACATAGAGCTTGCCAAACCCCTTCAACCAATCTTACCACTGGAAACCGAAAGCGTTTTAGTGGTAAGATTGGTTTCTGAACGACAGAGAAGAAAAACAGGGGGTGGGACGTTGAGCGAACGAGAGATTTTTGAGGACACTTCAGCTGAGAGAAACCCGAAGCGCAAAGAGCCGAAACAAATCAGCTTTCGAGTGAGCGAACCCGAATTTGAAAAGTTGAAGCGCTCCGCTGAAAGTTTGCAAATGAGTGTGCCGGCTTTTGTCAAAAGCAAGGCACAAGGGCTAAGATCGTGACACCAAAAGTGGACCGAGCAGGCGCGATTGAAATTGCCAAACAATTACGCGCAATCGGCAACAATATCAACCAAATGGCACGAGCCACGAATACAGCAGAACTCAATCCGAATTTAGCCGCCAACCTAACGGCAGAATTACAAAAGACACAAAAGGAGTTGAATCAACTATGGAAAAATCTAACCTGATAACCAAAAAAACCCTTTTAGAGACCGTCTCTTTTGGCGTAGTCTTTTTTCTATTAACCCTTGGAATGGACTAT from Carnobacterium inhibens subsp. inhibens DSM 13024 includes the following:
- a CDS encoding helix-turn-helix domain-containing protein; the encoded protein is MDIYKLRELRKARRLTQEEMAEMLEVARTTYANYEQGTREPDNKTLNKLADYFQVSTDYLLGRDVPKWARPEDLVDLEEILKNNVHMAYGGEDLTEEDKQRVQSVLQAVFWDRLKKRRD
- a CDS encoding PBECR4 domain-containing protein; the protein is MSIKEITKITRQLNAIYKAADLLKEEFVGKKVTYVGENSTVSIIFSITNFMHLCGIHYRRGAALFFQDALDRKINLQDIKIKIDSTTFLKLQVIGSVSLLLDKEISIVGRGIYSSLRYDSAIRTRKKILALSLMQNGLNYVPISLLNLTSKEIGPGQKVTCIFSEDLISGEVKSIMEIAD
- the mobC gene encoding plasmid mobilization relaxosome protein MobC, whose protein sequence is MDRAGAIEIAKQLRAIGNNINQMARATNTAELNPNLAANLTAELQKTQKELNQLWKNLT
- a CDS encoding ImmA/IrrE family metallo-endopeptidase yields the protein MSENWQNLIQHLYSEYKTYDPFVLAENKGIDVLFVPFGETPKGETVRFKEETLVLLNEQLMETTERYFVLAHELYHAL